Within Candidatus Hydrogenedentota bacterium, the genomic segment AAGTTGCTAGGCTCTGCGCTGAGCGTGACCAATGGTGGGAACGGTTCTCGCGGGATGCCTGACCGTTCCCTTGTTTTTGCGGCAGCTCGTGGCCTGAGCGCGCTGACGCAACGAGAGGGACCATGGCAACGACAATGACTGTCGATACGGCGGCCGTCGCGGAGATTGTCGCCAAATACCCCGCCAACCGCAGCAGCCTGATACCCATCCTTCAAGACGTGCAGGAGCACTACGGGTATCTGCCCGAAGCGGCCATGGACAACCTGGCGCAGCGCCTGAACCTGTCGCCCAATGAAGTGTACGGGGTAGCGACGTTCTATACCCAATTCCGTTTCCAGCCGCCCGGCGAACATACGATCTACGTATGCCAAGGCACGGCGTGCCACGTCCGCGGCGGGGCGGAGATTCTGCAGGAACTGGAGCACCGGCTGGGCATAGAAGCGGGCGAGACGACGCCGGACGGGCGGTTCGACCTGCGCCGCGTGGCCTGCCTGGGCTGTTGCGCGCTGTCGCCGGTCGTCTCTGTGGACGGCCACGTGTTCGCGGAAGTGACGCGCGCGAAAGTGC encodes:
- the nuoE gene encoding NADH-quinone oxidoreductase subunit NuoE; the encoded protein is MTVDTAAVAEIVAKYPANRSSLIPILQDVQEHYGYLPEAAMDNLAQRLNLSPNEVYGVATFYTQFRFQPPGEHTIYVCQGTACHVRGGAEILQELEHRLGIEAGETTPDGRFDLRRVACLGCCALSPVVSVDGHVFAEVTRAKVPSILAKYRGKKEVAES